One Phoenix dactylifera cultivar Barhee BC4 chromosome 8, palm_55x_up_171113_PBpolish2nd_filt_p, whole genome shotgun sequence genomic window carries:
- the LOC103696098 gene encoding nuclear poly(A) polymerase 1 isoform X1 yields MASSGLSKRSNGYLGVTEPISWSGPTEFDITKTQELEKYLADAGLYESQEGAVSREEVLGRLDQIVKVWVRKVSRAKGFNEQFVQEANAKIFTFGSYRLGVHGPGADIDTLCVGPRHATREEDFFTELHNMLAEMPEVTELHPVPDAHVPVMKFKFNGVSIDLLYAKLSLWVIPEDLDISQDSILQNADEQTVRSLNGCRVTDQILRLVPNIQNFRTTLRCMRFWAKRRGVYSNVAGFLGGINWALLVARICQLYPNALPSMLVSRFFRVYTQWRWPNPVMLCDIEEGTLGLSVWDPRKNFKDRLHQMPIITPAYPSMNSSYNVSSSTLRVMTDEFQRGHVICEEMEANKADWSKLFEPYPFFEAYKHYLEIDITAANEDDLRKWKGWVESRLRTLTLKIERHTFGMLQCHPHPGDFSDKSRLFHCCYFMGLQRKQGVPVNEGEQFDIRVTVEDFKHSVGMYTLWKPGMEIQVSHIKRRNVPSFVFPSGIRPSRPPKAAVSEGHTVSKIKSSSSVQAGKPSDTLAGSGDTTPHMAEDSSTTKLLAAGILIGDQVVEGSERCSPITMTSSSASSLCTKEAEGSAINLVGNANGILNVTIESRKRKHEEDTDSNSIDAKRLASAKPPESVGMAASGIIAAEDPGNCTSSLCSKEAEALAIKKITSGSPTNLASLPEGLDELELFELHGQDKDFGGVASGCSVVSSAAKDAPMQVGKLHDSSKNGGIEELEPAELSAPTFGGPTASTLNAQRKPLKLRLSSVVRATGKSA; encoded by the exons ATGGCGAGCTCTGGATTATCGAAGCGGAGTAATGGATACCTTGGGGTCACGGAGCCAATCTCGTGGAGTGGGCCTACTGAATTTGATATCACAAAGACCCAGGAGCTTGAAAAG TATCTTGCGGATGCTGGGTTATATGAAAGCCAGGAAGGAGCTGTGTCTCGAGAGGAGGTTTTGGGAAGACTGGACCAG ATTGTGAAGGTTTGGGTTAGGAAGGTTAGCAGGGCCAAAGGATTCAACGAGCAATTTGTGCAAGAAGCAAATGCAAAGATCTTCACTTTTGGTTCTTACCGTCTTGGG GTTCATGGACCTGGTGCAGATATAGACACATTATGTGTAGGGCCTAGACATGCAACTAGAGAA GAGGACTTCTTTACAGAACTCCATAATATGTTGGCTGAGATGCCAGAAGTGACAGAACTACATCCTGTTCCTGATGCTCATGTACCTGTGATGAAGTTTAAGTTTAATGGGGTTTCTATAGATCTTCTTTATGCAAAGCTATCACTTTGGGTAATACCTGAA GATCTGGATATCTCACAGGATTCTATATTACAAAATGCAGATGAACAAACAGTTCGTAGTTTAAATGGGTGCAGAGTTACTGACCAAATTTTACGTTTGGTGCCAAATATTCAG AATTTTCGCACAACTTTAAGATGCATGAGATTTTGGGCGAAACGCCGTGGAGTTTATTCTAAT GTTGCAGGGTTCCTTGGTGGTATAAACTGGGCATTGCTTGTTGCTCGCATATGTCAGTTATACCCGAATGCACTGCCCAGTATGTTGGTATCTCGCTTTTTCAGAGTTTACACTCAGTGGCGCTGGCCAAATCCTGTGATGCTATGTGATATTGAAGAGGGCACACTTGGACTCTCTGTTTGGGATCCAAGAAAAAATTTTAAGGACAGACTGCATCAAATGCCTATTATAACTCCTGCTTATCCTAGTATGAATTCTAGCTACAATGTGTCATCGAGTACTTTGCGTGTTATGACTGACGAATTTCAACGAGGCCATGTGATCTGTGAG GAAATGGAGGCTAATAAAGCTGATTGGAGTAAACTCTTTGagccttatcccttctttgaaGCCTACAAACATTATCTGGAGATTGACATCACTGCAGCAAATGAAGATGACCTCAGAAAATGGAAGGGATGGGTTGAATCTCGACTTCGCACGCTTACATTAAAG atTGAGAGGCACACATTTGGCATGCTTCAATGTCATCCTCACCCTGGTGACTTCTCAGACAAGTCTAGACTATTTCATTGCTGCTACTTCATGGGTCTTCAGAGAAAACAAGGAGTACCAGTAAATGAAGGCGAACAATTTGATATAAGGGTAACAGTGGAAGATTTTAAGCACTCTGTTGGCATGTATACACTATGGAAACCGGGCATGGAGATCCAAGTTTCTCATATTAAACGCAGAAATGTACCTTCATTTGTTTTTCCTAGTGGAATACGGCCTTCTCGTCCACCTAAGGCAGCCGTCAGTGAGGGTCACACTGTTTCAAAAATCAAGTCCTCTAGCTCGGTTCAGGCAGGAAAACCCTCTGACACTCTAGCTGGGAGTGGTGATACAACCCCACATATGGCAGAGGACTCTAGCACTACAAAGCTGTTGGCTGCAGGTATTCTTATTGGTGATCAAGTAGTCGAGGGGTCTGAAAGATGTAGTCCCATCACCATGACCTCTTCCAGTGCTTCTAGTTTGTGCACCAAGGAGGCTGAAGGATCAGCAATCAACCTTGTGGGAAATGCCAATGGGATTTTAAATGTTACCATTGAATCAAGAAAGAGGAAACATGAAGAGGACACAGATAGCAACTCAATTGATGCAAAACGTCTGGCTTCAGCTAAACCACCAGAGAGTGTTGGCATGGCTGCTTCTGGCATTATTGCTGCTGAGGATCCTGGCAATTGTACATCTAGTTTGTGCTCCAAGGAAGCTGAGGCACTTGCAATAAAGAAAATAACCAGTGGGTCTCCTACGAACCTGGCATCTTTACCTGAAGGACTTGATGAGCTCGAGTTATTTGAGTTACATGGGCAGGATAAAGATTTTGGGGGGGTTGCTAGTGGCTGCTCTGTTGTGTCTTCAGCTGCAAAGGATGCTCCAATGCAAGTTGGCAAGCTGCATGACAGTTCCAAGAATGGAGGCATAGAAGAGCTTGAG CCGGCAGAGTTGTCTGCTCCAACTTTTGGTGGCCCCACTGCATCTACATTGAATGCTCAGCGCAAGCCACTTAA GTTAAGGTTGTCCTCTGTTGTGAGAGCAACTGGTAAAAGTGCTTGA
- the LOC103696098 gene encoding nuclear poly(A) polymerase 1 isoform X2: protein MASSGLSKRSNGYLGVTEPISWSGPTEFDITKTQELEKYLADAGLYESQEGAVSREEVLGRLDQIVKVWVRKVSRAKGFNEQFVQEANAKIFTFGSYRLGVHGPGADIDTLCVGPRHATREEDFFTELHNMLAEMPEVTELHPVPDAHVPVMKFKFNGVSIDLLYAKLSLWVIPEDLDISQDSILQNADEQTVRSLNGCRVTDQILRLVPNIQNFRTTLRCMRFWAKRRGVYSNVAGFLGGINWALLVARICQLYPNALPSMLVSRFFRVYTQWRWPNPVMLCDIEEGTLGLSVWDPRKNFKDRLHQMPIITPAYPSMNSSYNVSSSTLRVMTDEFQRGHVICEEMEANKADWSKLFEPYPFFEAYKHYLEIDITAANEDDLRKWKGWVESRLRTLTLKIERHTFGMLQCHPHPGDFSDKSRLFHCCYFMGLQRKQGVPVNEGEQFDIRVTVEDFKHSVGMYTLWKPGMEIQVSHIKRRNVPSFVFPSGIRPSRPPKAAVSEGHTVSKIKSSSSVQAGKPSDTLAGSGDTTPHMAEDSSTTKLLAAGILIGDQVVEGSERCSPITMTSSSASSLCTKEAEGSAINLVGNANGILNVTIESRKRKHEEDTDSNSIDAKRLASAKPPESVGMAASGIIAAEDPGNCTSSLCSKEAEALAIKKITSGSPTNLASLPEGLDELELFELHGQDKDFGGVASGCSVVSSAAKDAPMQVGKLHDSSKNGGIEELEVKVVLCCESNW, encoded by the exons ATGGCGAGCTCTGGATTATCGAAGCGGAGTAATGGATACCTTGGGGTCACGGAGCCAATCTCGTGGAGTGGGCCTACTGAATTTGATATCACAAAGACCCAGGAGCTTGAAAAG TATCTTGCGGATGCTGGGTTATATGAAAGCCAGGAAGGAGCTGTGTCTCGAGAGGAGGTTTTGGGAAGACTGGACCAG ATTGTGAAGGTTTGGGTTAGGAAGGTTAGCAGGGCCAAAGGATTCAACGAGCAATTTGTGCAAGAAGCAAATGCAAAGATCTTCACTTTTGGTTCTTACCGTCTTGGG GTTCATGGACCTGGTGCAGATATAGACACATTATGTGTAGGGCCTAGACATGCAACTAGAGAA GAGGACTTCTTTACAGAACTCCATAATATGTTGGCTGAGATGCCAGAAGTGACAGAACTACATCCTGTTCCTGATGCTCATGTACCTGTGATGAAGTTTAAGTTTAATGGGGTTTCTATAGATCTTCTTTATGCAAAGCTATCACTTTGGGTAATACCTGAA GATCTGGATATCTCACAGGATTCTATATTACAAAATGCAGATGAACAAACAGTTCGTAGTTTAAATGGGTGCAGAGTTACTGACCAAATTTTACGTTTGGTGCCAAATATTCAG AATTTTCGCACAACTTTAAGATGCATGAGATTTTGGGCGAAACGCCGTGGAGTTTATTCTAAT GTTGCAGGGTTCCTTGGTGGTATAAACTGGGCATTGCTTGTTGCTCGCATATGTCAGTTATACCCGAATGCACTGCCCAGTATGTTGGTATCTCGCTTTTTCAGAGTTTACACTCAGTGGCGCTGGCCAAATCCTGTGATGCTATGTGATATTGAAGAGGGCACACTTGGACTCTCTGTTTGGGATCCAAGAAAAAATTTTAAGGACAGACTGCATCAAATGCCTATTATAACTCCTGCTTATCCTAGTATGAATTCTAGCTACAATGTGTCATCGAGTACTTTGCGTGTTATGACTGACGAATTTCAACGAGGCCATGTGATCTGTGAG GAAATGGAGGCTAATAAAGCTGATTGGAGTAAACTCTTTGagccttatcccttctttgaaGCCTACAAACATTATCTGGAGATTGACATCACTGCAGCAAATGAAGATGACCTCAGAAAATGGAAGGGATGGGTTGAATCTCGACTTCGCACGCTTACATTAAAG atTGAGAGGCACACATTTGGCATGCTTCAATGTCATCCTCACCCTGGTGACTTCTCAGACAAGTCTAGACTATTTCATTGCTGCTACTTCATGGGTCTTCAGAGAAAACAAGGAGTACCAGTAAATGAAGGCGAACAATTTGATATAAGGGTAACAGTGGAAGATTTTAAGCACTCTGTTGGCATGTATACACTATGGAAACCGGGCATGGAGATCCAAGTTTCTCATATTAAACGCAGAAATGTACCTTCATTTGTTTTTCCTAGTGGAATACGGCCTTCTCGTCCACCTAAGGCAGCCGTCAGTGAGGGTCACACTGTTTCAAAAATCAAGTCCTCTAGCTCGGTTCAGGCAGGAAAACCCTCTGACACTCTAGCTGGGAGTGGTGATACAACCCCACATATGGCAGAGGACTCTAGCACTACAAAGCTGTTGGCTGCAGGTATTCTTATTGGTGATCAAGTAGTCGAGGGGTCTGAAAGATGTAGTCCCATCACCATGACCTCTTCCAGTGCTTCTAGTTTGTGCACCAAGGAGGCTGAAGGATCAGCAATCAACCTTGTGGGAAATGCCAATGGGATTTTAAATGTTACCATTGAATCAAGAAAGAGGAAACATGAAGAGGACACAGATAGCAACTCAATTGATGCAAAACGTCTGGCTTCAGCTAAACCACCAGAGAGTGTTGGCATGGCTGCTTCTGGCATTATTGCTGCTGAGGATCCTGGCAATTGTACATCTAGTTTGTGCTCCAAGGAAGCTGAGGCACTTGCAATAAAGAAAATAACCAGTGGGTCTCCTACGAACCTGGCATCTTTACCTGAAGGACTTGATGAGCTCGAGTTATTTGAGTTACATGGGCAGGATAAAGATTTTGGGGGGGTTGCTAGTGGCTGCTCTGTTGTGTCTTCAGCTGCAAAGGATGCTCCAATGCAAGTTGGCAAGCTGCATGACAGTTCCAAGAATGGAGGCATAGAAGAGCTTGAG GTTAAGGTTGTCCTCTGTTGTGAGAGCAACTGGTAA